A region of Sugiyamaella lignohabitans strain CBS 10342 chromosome A, complete sequence DNA encodes the following proteins:
- the URB2 gene encoding putative nucleolar protein URB2p (similar to S. cerevisiae URB2 (YJR041C) essential nucleolar protein (Unhealthy Ribosome Biogenesis); allele of CaO19.5884), translating into MSLKTAEEVTRFLRSKNESLPKLLEVAFSLRNGDLPVYLPQKDVVLLDWLLEKLSANNGTAWRLESGSWVLYKSIWEGLQQNNKTEARSRAFKNHNFASILVNSLRDIAESPSSIISVFPSLSDSLGSVLSATRDGHNVVILTRSGPQGGEVNTISQQLILEYMNCVLACTKSEEIEILSPFSKELLRTLDQVLVRGLKFSSKSSNSNGVSIFSRIIILLSTISDQSIIYFIHKLLASLFSSDSSELPSIKSSISEAIKLLETRHQSSDILTIGLGKLYNAMLSAPNGKMLSNKYFDELITEHPLSSTVLLQTALDRNIKIEQSTIRKILDKQLLDTSNTDWTIVKFVLEIDGQVVLQSEVSTKLFESINTAESNDSLEAIAALLVKSYSQPRDMPDFFVKWRTTLIEQSPTWRSEQVVKQVTSNLTGLSVHQISSLINGFLEGPSGSELPVKKSKKRKLEKSIDESVMPLAVLVNSLSPEKVPRVKESLMKILDTESLDISKVKYLIMSLSPDFVSSAMVSTEFSKHNWLDYFSSVFRVAEIHQVKEFSKVVNDLFEFLKRNKNKQVPTFLSEITSRWLFLVNQSFDESHITQLVELYLDNSANLLGLASNPYLYEQPRIINTLILAVSRDLESKAPRLQAVLPALVLFPIDVFTKGHRQDLLDSLLTLDKELDIEDCIALRKCLRLLLARPTFSSKIEKDYDVIINLFSSSAKSTELEAVTSDICTSVIGHHISNTNESSKEFISSLVAKVQKKTKKLSKKASLETWVLKFGCIVLTTAGLNEEFQTEFFNSIKQYLAAYEDSEDMASVLEYLLPVVRMTPEPFHEFRDTFGEILTASIGTRRVFMNCFKIMCLIVNGISDLRSLTAVYIVIGKFL; encoded by the coding sequence ATGTCATTGAAGACGGCCGAGGAGGTAACAAGGTTTCTAAGATCTAAAAATGAATCCTTACCAAAACTTTTGGAGGTAGCATTTTCCCTTCGCAATGGAGATTTACCTGTATATCTACCGCAGAAAGATGTTGTACTACTAGATTGGCTCCTTGAGAAATTATCGGCAAATAATGGCACAGCTTGGAGGTTGGAGAGTGGCTCATGGGTTCTCTATAAGTCCATCTGGGAGGGTTTgcaacaaaataataaaaccGAAGCAAGAAGCCGGGCATTTAAAAATCACAACTTTGCATCTATTCTAGTAAACTCATTGAGAGACATTGCTGAGTCCCCTAGCTCAATTATCTCTGTTTTTCCTTCATTGAGTGATAGTCTTGGCTCCGTACTTTCAGCAACAAGGGATGGTCATAATGTGGTGATCTTGACAAGATCTGGTCCACAAGGAGGTGAAGTAAATACGATATCTCAACAACTAATATTGGAGTATATGAATTGTGTGTTAGCTTGCACAAAGagtgaagaaatcgaaattTTGTCACCCTTTTCAAAAGAGCTTCTTCGTACTCTAGATCAAGTTTTGGTTAGAGGCTTAAAATTCTCATCCAAGTCATCAAATTCCAATGGGGTCAGCATATTTTCGAGAATCATAATTCTTCTTTCCACTATCTCAGACCaatctattatttattttattcacaAATTACTGGCatcattattttcatcagACTCCTCAGAACTCCCATCAATCAAAAGTTCTATTTCTGAGGCTATTAAGTTATTAGAAACAAGGCATCAATCATCTGATATCCTTACTATTGGATTAGGAAAACTATACAATGCAATGCTCAGTGCACCAAATGGCAAAATGTTGTCAAACAAATATTTCGATGAGCTCATCACGGAACACCCCCTGTCATCAACAGTTTTGTTACAGACTGCTCTTgacagaaatatcaaaatagAGCAGAGTACTATTCGAAAAATTCTTGATAAACAGCTTCTTGACACCTCTAACACGGACTGGACTATTGTAAAGtttgttcttgaaattGACGGTCAAGTTGTTCTCCAATCTGAGGTATCGACTAAGCTTTTTGAAAGTATTAATACAGCTGAGTCTAATGATTCGCTAGAAGCTATCGCAGCTTTATTAGTGAAATCATATTCGCAGCCTCGTGACATGCCTGACTTCTTTGTCAAATGGAGAACCACCCTTATAGAGCAATCGCCTACCTGGCGTAGTGAACAGGTTGTCAAGCAGGTGACCAGCAATCTAACAGGCTTGTCAGTGCATCAGATCAGCTCTTTGATTAATGGTTTCTTAGAAGGACCGAGTGGATCTGAACTGCCTGTTAAGAAATCTAAGAAACGAAAGCTGGAAAAGTCGATAGACGAGTCTGTTATGCCTCTGGCAGTGCTTGTGAATAGTTTGTCTCCTGAGAAAGTACCCCGTGTTAAGGAGTCGCTGATGAAAATCTTGGACACTGAATCATTAGATATCTCGAAGGTCAAATATTTAATCATGTCTCTAAGTCCTGACTTTGTAAGTTCCGCGATGGTGAGCACCGAGTTTTCCAAGCACAACTGGCTAGACTATTTTTCAAGTGTTTTCAGAGTTGCGGAGATTCACCAAGTGAAAGAATTTTCAAAGGTAGTGAATGACCTGtttgaatttttaaaacgaaataaaaacaaacaggTACCCACTTTCCTTTCGGAAATAACGTCTCGGTGGCTTTTTTTGGTCAACCAATCCTTTGACGAGTCTCATATTACTCAACTAGTTGAACTATATTTGGACAACTCTGCAAATTTGCTGGGCCTTGCTAGCAACCCCTATTTATATGAACAACCAAGAATTATCAATACTCTGATTTTGGCGGTTAGTCGAGACCTTGAATCAAAAGCTCCACGGTTGCAAGCTGTACTACCTGCCCTGGTTCTCTTCCCTATTGATGTTTTTACAAAGGGTCACCGCCAGGATCTTTTAGACTCACTGCTTACTTTGGATAAGGAACTGGACATTGAAGATTGTATCGCTCTTAGGAAGTGTCTTCGTTTGTTATTAGCAAGACCCACCTTTTCCtcaaaaattgaaaaagacTACGATGTCATTATCAATCTGTTTTCGTCTTCTGCGAAGAGCACTGAACTTGAGGCGGTAACAAGTGACATTTGCACTTCCGTTATCGGACATCATATCAGTAACACAAATGAAAGTAGTAAGGAGTTCATTTCATCTCTTGTTGCAAAAGTGCAGAAGAAAACTAAAAAGCTATCTAAAAAAGCATCATTAGAAACCTGGGTCCTCAAATTCGGATGTATCGTTCTAACGACGGCAGGCCTGAATGAAGAGTTTCAGACCGAGTTTTTTAACTCCATCAAACAATATTTAGCTGCCTATGAAGACAGTGAGGATATGGCATCTGTGTTGGAATACCTGTTACCGGTGGTTCGTATGACTCCCGAGCCATTTCATGAGTTCAGAGATACTTTTGGCGAGATACTTACAGCAAGTATAGGCACCAGAAGAGTTTTTATGAACTGCTTTAAAATCATGTGTCTTATTGTAAATGGAATATCCGACCTAAGATCACTGACAGCGGTTtatattgttattggtaaGTTTTTGTGA